The proteins below come from a single Hydrogenimonas thermophila genomic window:
- the istB gene encoding IS21-like element helper ATPase IstB yields MSNNIASINEQIQAYATLFKLPAIKNSFSSLADEAAKKNLSYTQFLLKLFEYEYETKIQRAKEITLKMAGFPKVKTLQDFDFSSSPVDRNIINELSTLRFIENAQNVLLIGPSGVGKTHLAIALGYLATQARIKTKFITAQDLLLQLEIAQQTNRLQHYFKKVINTTKLLIIDEFGYIKLDANQANLFFQVINKRYETGSIIITSNLSFTKFKEVLNNDEALTTAILDRLIHHSHILNIQGESYRLKQKREAGVLLGLDKSL; encoded by the coding sequence ATGTCTAATAACATAGCTTCCATCAATGAACAGATTCAAGCATACGCTACGCTTTTTAAGCTTCCTGCAATAAAGAATAGTTTCTCTTCACTTGCAGATGAAGCAGCTAAAAAGAATCTATCTTATACTCAGTTTTTATTGAAACTATTTGAGTATGAGTATGAAACAAAAATACAAAGAGCAAAAGAGATTACTCTTAAAATGGCAGGTTTTCCAAAGGTAAAAACTTTGCAAGATTTTGATTTTTCATCTTCTCCAGTAGATAGAAATATTATTAATGAGTTATCTACCCTTAGATTCATAGAGAATGCCCAAAATGTTTTACTAATTGGTCCAAGTGGTGTTGGAAAGACACATTTAGCCATTGCCTTAGGATATTTAGCTACTCAAGCAAGAATAAAGACCAAATTTATCACTGCACAAGATTTGCTTTTACAGCTTGAAATAGCACAACAAACCAATAGACTGCAACACTATTTCAAAAAAGTTATAAATACAACAAAGCTTTTAATTATTGATGAATTTGGATATATCAAACTAGATGCTAATCAGGCTAATCTTTTTTTCCAAGTTATTAACAAAAGGTATGAAACAGGCTCAATTATCATAACCAGTAATCTATCTTTTACTAAGTTCAAGGAGGTGTTAAACAATGATGAAGCTTTAACTACAGCTATACTTGATAGGCTTATTCACCATAGTCATATACTAAATATTCAAGGTGAAAGTTACAGGCTTAAACAGAAAAGAGAAGCTGGTGTTCTTTTAGGACTGGATAAATCTTTGTAA
- a CDS encoding Txe/YoeB family addiction module toxin → MNITFTNDSWNEYLYWQKTDKQILKKINQLLNDIKRTPFSGIGKPEPLKFELSGCWSRRITNEHRLVYEVTEYSIVVISCKYHY, encoded by the coding sequence ATGAACATAACATTTACAAATGATAGTTGGAATGAATATCTCTATTGGCAAAAAACTGATAAGCAGATACTTAAAAAGATTAATCAACTTTTAAATGATATAAAGCGAACACCTTTTTCTGGAATAGGAAAACCTGAGCCTTTGAAATTTGAATTATCTGGTTGTTGGTCGAGAAGAATTACAAATGAGCATAGATTGGTTTATGAAGTAACTGAATATTCAATAGTTGTTATATCTTGCAAATATCATTATTAG
- a CDS encoding type II toxin-antitoxin system VapC family toxin, with product MKNTTIIDTGPIVALFNRRDKHHKRVLEFVREYDGSFITTWPVITEATHLLRQSIQAQLNLLEWIKRGGLDVFQIDKNDIDRVIFLTTKYSDVPMDLADCSLIILAERENIKDILSIDSDYDIYRTLKKEPLNNLLRF from the coding sequence ATGAAAAACACAACCATAATTGATACAGGACCTATTGTAGCACTATTTAATAGGAGAGATAAACACCACAAAAGAGTTTTAGAGTTTGTTAGAGAGTATGATGGAAGTTTTATAACGACTTGGCCTGTTATTACAGAGGCTACACATCTGTTAAGGCAAAGTATTCAAGCTCAACTTAATCTATTGGAGTGGATAAAAAGAGGTGGCTTAGATGTTTTTCAAATAGACAAAAATGACATAGATAGAGTTATATTTTTAACAACAAAATATAGCGATGTACCAATGGATTTAGCCGACTGCTCTTTGATAATTTTGGCAGAGAGAGAAAATATAAAGGATATTTTATCTATCGATAGTGATTATGATATTTACAGAACGCTAAAAAAAGAACCTTTAAATAATCTTTTGAGGTTTTAA
- a CDS encoding AAA family ATPase, whose product MKKIIYGESNFRKVKIDSNYLYIDKTSYIEKLESLNENFLIFLRPRRFGKSLFLSTLQYYYDENAKSEFDELFGDTYIGKHPTPLKNSFRILFFEFSGINTDESMQSIYEQFTFKIKMSLSSYFKSYNYPQSYEDLKEINNPTSLMEYFFEIVKDDRIYILIDEYDHFANAILSYSMDDFLKIVGKGGFVRSFYEVLKTATFTGTVQKIFITGVTPITLDSLSSGFNIISNISYHKSFNAMAGFTQDEVEYALNETIFKRCQSIKKDELLEEIKAWYNGYLFQIKVKDRIYNATLINYFISRFDYSDCEKPKKMLDSNVASDYKALMRLFNIGDKERNFDILKEIIEKGYITGTIKDRYDLNKTFSEDDFITLIYSMGFITLKDETFGDVYDFEIPNYVIKQLYFNYFAIEIDRRNNLKIDANINHILRDLAMGKIDPFKEQLNEVIKTLSNRDHMGFDEKYFHIITLSLLSFASFYFIDSQPEIERRYPDILLIGRDEKVPNNYLFELKWVKSRDNYESIKQDGIEQVKGYLEIEKVKAIPKLRSFLLIGSKDGVEFIEISF is encoded by the coding sequence ATGAAAAAAATTATATATGGTGAGAGTAATTTCAGAAAAGTAAAGATAGATAGTAATTATCTTTATATAGATAAGACCAGTTATATCGAAAAGCTTGAATCACTCAATGAGAATTTTTTAATCTTCCTACGTCCTAGACGCTTTGGAAAGTCTCTTTTTCTCTCAACGCTTCAATATTACTATGATGAGAATGCAAAAAGTGAGTTTGATGAACTTTTTGGCGATACCTATATTGGCAAGCATCCAACACCATTAAAAAATAGTTTTAGAATACTCTTTTTTGAATTTAGCGGTATTAATACCGATGAATCTATGCAGTCAATTTATGAACAGTTTACGTTTAAAATTAAGATGTCACTTAGTAGCTATTTTAAAAGCTATAATTATCCTCAAAGTTATGAGGATTTAAAAGAGATTAATAATCCAACTTCACTTATGGAGTACTTTTTTGAGATCGTTAAAGATGACAGGATCTATATACTAATCGATGAGTACGATCACTTTGCAAATGCGATTCTTTCATACAGTATGGATGATTTTTTAAAGATTGTAGGTAAGGGTGGATTTGTAAGAAGCTTTTATGAGGTGCTAAAGACAGCTACATTTACAGGGACAGTTCAAAAAATTTTTATTACAGGTGTTACACCTATCACACTCGATAGCTTAAGCAGTGGGTTTAATATTATTTCTAATATCTCTTATCATAAATCATTTAATGCAATGGCAGGCTTTACACAAGATGAAGTAGAATATGCTTTAAATGAGACAATCTTTAAACGTTGTCAAAGTATAAAAAAAGATGAACTCTTAGAAGAGATAAAAGCTTGGTATAATGGATACCTTTTTCAAATTAAAGTAAAAGATCGAATCTATAATGCTACTCTTATTAACTACTTTATTTCAAGATTTGATTATAGTGATTGTGAGAAGCCTAAAAAAATGCTAGATAGCAATGTAGCGAGTGACTACAAAGCACTTATGCGTCTATTTAACATTGGAGATAAAGAGAGAAATTTTGATATTTTAAAAGAGATTATAGAAAAAGGGTACATTACAGGTACGATCAAAGACCGCTATGATCTAAATAAAACTTTTAGTGAGGATGACTTTATTACGCTTATCTATTCTATGGGATTTATTACTTTAAAAGATGAGACATTTGGTGATGTTTATGATTTTGAGATACCAAACTATGTTATTAAACAGCTATACTTTAACTATTTTGCAATCGAGATAGATCGCAGGAATAACCTAAAAATAGATGCCAATATTAACCATATTCTAAGAGATTTGGCAATGGGTAAGATAGATCCATTCAAAGAGCAACTAAATGAAGTCATAAAGACTCTTTCCAATCGTGATCATATGGGGTTTGATGAGAAGTATTTTCATATCATAACACTTTCTCTTCTAAGCTTTGCAAGCTTCTATTTTATTGATTCTCAACCAGAGATTGAAAGAAGATATCCAGATATTTTACTAATTGGACGAGATGAGAAGGTACCAAATAACTACCTATTTGAGCTTAAATGGGTTAAAAGCAGAGATAACTATGAAAGTATAAAGCAAGATGGAATTGAACAGGTTAAAGGTTATTTAGAGATTGAGAAGGTTAAGGCAATACCTAAACTTAGAAGCTTTTTACTTATTGGCTCAAAAGATGGAGTAGAGTTTATAGAGATTAGTTTCTAA
- a CDS encoding type II toxin-antitoxin system Phd/YefM family antitoxin, with amino-acid sequence MQVVSMTEARNNFKSIFDSVYYDNEEVIIHRKDRENVVMIPLDEYNSLKETDYLLRNPKNREVLLRSLKDARSGKVFQKDLIEI; translated from the coding sequence ATGCAAGTAGTTAGTATGACTGAAGCAAGAAATAACTTTAAATCCATTTTTGATAGTGTATATTATGACAATGAAGAGGTGATCATTCATAGAAAAGATCGTGAAAATGTTGTAATGATACCGTTAGATGAATACAACTCTTTAAAAGAGACAGATTATTTGTTAAGAAATCCAAAAAACAGAGAAGTTTTACTTCGTTCATTAAAAGATGCAAGAAGTGGTAAAGTTTTTCAAAAAGATTTAATAGAAATATAA
- a CDS encoding Gfo/Idh/MocA family protein, whose product MIDVLVVGIGEYVTGLAQQKAAQSDKSFGVVALSLFDMRSRGLVGNIRLAGRDASRFESVRHHFETNLKSAYTDLDTSFEAYPKSGRNDEAYKEALSDMKPGSAVMIFTPDDTHFTIARDALEAGMHVLVAKPLVKRVQEHQILMDLAAKKGLLLMLEVHKRFDPIYADAVDRIQTFGDFSYFVSYMSQPKSQLNTFAAWAGISSDISYYLNSHHVDLLCWAIGEKAKPISVYATSATGVADKKLGRKVEDTITLTVQWENIKSGALATSVHTASWIAPPSDVHSQQRFFYMGHNGEVRVDQAHRGYTVSTDTNGFQSANPLFMKYTPRDGKFAGQEGYGYKSLATFVESASALRDNPSNLAEYNRILPTIQNTLTTTRILEAGRRSLDEKRIIEL is encoded by the coding sequence ATGATTGATGTGTTGGTTGTAGGAATTGGAGAGTATGTAACTGGACTTGCTCAGCAAAAAGCAGCGCAATCAGATAAGAGTTTTGGTGTTGTGGCATTGAGCCTTTTTGATATGCGATCACGTGGCTTGGTTGGTAATATTCGATTAGCAGGACGTGATGCTTCACGTTTTGAATCGGTACGACACCACTTTGAGACCAATCTTAAAAGTGCATATACCGATCTTGACACATCATTTGAAGCTTACCCAAAAAGTGGTCGCAATGATGAGGCTTACAAAGAGGCACTTAGTGATATGAAACCTGGATCTGCAGTTATGATCTTTACCCCAGATGATACCCACTTTACTATTGCACGAGATGCCCTTGAAGCAGGGATGCACGTACTTGTAGCCAAACCGCTTGTAAAGAGAGTTCAAGAACATCAGATATTGATGGATTTGGCTGCAAAAAAAGGACTGCTTTTAATGCTTGAAGTGCATAAACGGTTTGATCCAATTTATGCCGATGCTGTTGATAGAATTCAAACCTTTGGGGATTTTAGCTATTTTGTCAGCTATATGAGCCAACCAAAAAGTCAGCTAAACACCTTTGCTGCGTGGGCAGGGATTAGCAGTGATATTAGTTACTATCTTAACAGCCACCATGTTGATCTTCTTTGTTGGGCGATAGGTGAGAAAGCCAAACCTATTAGTGTTTATGCTACGTCAGCTACGGGTGTGGCAGATAAAAAACTTGGTCGAAAGGTTGAAGATACTATTACATTGACAGTGCAGTGGGAAAACATAAAAAGTGGTGCATTGGCAACGAGTGTCCATACTGCCAGTTGGATAGCTCCCCCTTCAGATGTTCACTCACAGCAGAGATTTTTCTATATGGGGCATAATGGTGAGGTGCGTGTAGATCAAGCTCATAGAGGCTATACAGTTTCAACTGATACAAATGGTTTTCAAAGTGCCAATCCACTCTTTATGAAATATACACCAAGAGATGGAAAGTTTGCCGGGCAAGAAGGGTATGGTTATAAAAGCCTTGCAACCTTTGTAGAATCGGCGTCGGCACTGCGTGACAATCCATCAAATCTTGCAGAGTATAACCGCATCCTTCCTACGATTCAAAATACATTGACAACAACACGTATTTTAGAAGCAGGGCGAAGGAGCCTCGATGAGAAGAGAATCATCGAGCTTTAA
- a CDS encoding cation diffusion facilitator family transporter translates to MAHHHHHHDVKGRNLLIAIILNVIITLAQLAGGLYSGSLALLSDALHNFSDVMSLVISWFAQKLSHKEADERRTFGYKRAEILAALFNASVLVGIGFFIIYEAIIRFFHPEPIDSMWVIILGLLGIIVNGGSIALLHQDAKESMNIKAAYLHLLGDVLTSVAVVAGGLMMQFWDVLWVDPLISISIALYLIFASFTLIKEAIEVLMQFAPKSVDLNEISEAVKEISDVENIHHIHIWRLNDKNIFFEAHIDLKDNLLLSDVTKKLIEVETLLKEQFNFTHITLQPEYRRCDDKGLISYSDRCEIGGC, encoded by the coding sequence ATGGCTCACCATCATCACCATCACGACGTAAAGGGTAGAAACCTTTTAATAGCGATTATTTTAAATGTGATTATCACATTGGCACAGCTTGCAGGAGGTCTTTACTCTGGCTCATTGGCACTTCTAAGCGATGCTTTGCATAACTTTAGTGATGTTATGAGCCTTGTCATTAGTTGGTTTGCCCAGAAGTTGTCACATAAAGAGGCTGATGAGAGACGAACATTTGGGTATAAGCGTGCTGAAATTCTTGCAGCACTGTTTAATGCTTCTGTTCTTGTGGGGATTGGTTTTTTTATTATTTATGAAGCTATTATACGATTTTTTCATCCTGAACCAATAGACTCTATGTGGGTTATTATTCTTGGGTTACTTGGCATCATAGTCAATGGTGGCAGTATTGCTTTATTGCATCAGGATGCTAAAGAGAGTATGAATATAAAAGCGGCTTACCTTCATCTTTTAGGTGATGTGCTTACCTCTGTTGCTGTTGTAGCAGGTGGGTTAATGATGCAGTTTTGGGATGTTTTATGGGTTGATCCTCTTATATCTATTTCTATTGCTCTTTATCTTATTTTTGCATCATTTACACTTATTAAAGAGGCAATAGAGGTATTAATGCAGTTTGCTCCTAAAAGTGTAGATCTTAATGAGATTTCAGAAGCAGTCAAGGAGATTTCAGATGTTGAGAATATTCACCATATCCATATATGGAGATTAAATGATAAAAATATATTTTTTGAGGCACATATTGATCTAAAAGATAATCTCTTGTTGTCTGATGTAACAAAGAAGCTTATAGAGGTTGAAACACTTTTAAAAGAGCAGTTTAACTTTACACATATTACCCTGCAACCTGAATATAGACGTTGTGATGATAAAGGGTTGATTAGTTATTCTGATAGATGTGAGATTGGTGGTTGTTGA
- a CDS encoding ribbon-helix-helix protein, CopG family: MLSVRLPKDIEQELANVARLEQTTKTEIVREAILFFLENLKEKRKNTPYTLGKDLFGVYDGDSDLSSNYKQKLDEILNEKHNHN; this comes from the coding sequence ATGTTATCAGTAAGATTGCCAAAAGATATTGAGCAAGAGTTAGCCAATGTTGCAAGATTGGAACAGACTACAAAAACAGAGATAGTAAGAGAAGCTATACTCTTTTTTTTGGAAAATTTAAAAGAAAAAAGAAAAAATACTCCTTACACTTTAGGGAAAGATCTATTTGGTGTCTATGATGGGGATAGTGATTTGTCTTCAAACTATAAGCAAAAGTTAGATGAGATTTTAAATGAAAAACACAACCATAATTGA
- the istA gene encoding IS21 family transposase: MITYEEFVMIHTLHKQGYSIRAIARMTGLDRRTISKRLKEKELMPRKRVEYKSKLDPFKEYIKERIADALPHGIPSTVIYREILNKGYKGKIRILQSFMSAIYKEFLPLKEEKVIRFETMPGVQAQVDWTVIKTGKSPIYAFVMILGYSRYAYVHFTDNMRYETFEECHKKAFEFFGGVPKSILYDNLKSVVIQRNAYGATKHKFNKEFLDFSKTYGFTPMLCKPYRAQTKGKVERFIGYLKRNFYIPLRSKLKNSPLKIDCQLLNSQIFSWLEIINDRVHGTLKQKPKDLFEIEKKALLPLILAVEPTNSLTTSKSNYTSKHRIESIDKEFIIYQSSLIEYEKLLKEASYV; this comes from the coding sequence ATGATTACATATGAGGAGTTTGTAATGATACATACGCTTCACAAACAAGGGTACAGTATAAGAGCGATTGCAAGAATGACAGGGTTAGATAGAAGGACAATTTCCAAAAGATTAAAAGAAAAAGAGTTAATGCCAAGAAAAAGAGTAGAGTATAAATCAAAGCTAGATCCATTTAAAGAGTATATAAAAGAGCGTATTGCAGATGCATTGCCACATGGGATTCCTTCAACTGTAATATATCGTGAGATATTAAATAAGGGTTATAAAGGGAAGATTAGAATATTGCAAAGTTTTATGAGTGCTATTTATAAAGAATTTTTGCCACTAAAAGAAGAGAAAGTTATTAGATTTGAGACAATGCCAGGAGTTCAGGCACAAGTTGATTGGACAGTAATAAAAACAGGTAAAAGTCCAATCTATGCCTTTGTAATGATTTTAGGATACAGTAGATATGCATATGTACATTTTACAGATAATATGAGATATGAGACATTTGAAGAGTGCCATAAAAAGGCTTTTGAGTTTTTTGGAGGAGTTCCAAAGAGTATACTTTACGATAATCTAAAAAGTGTTGTTATTCAAAGAAATGCTTATGGCGCTACAAAGCATAAATTCAATAAAGAGTTTTTGGATTTTTCAAAAACCTATGGTTTTACACCAATGTTATGTAAACCATACAGAGCACAAACTAAAGGTAAGGTTGAGAGATTTATTGGGTATTTAAAAAGGAATTTCTATATTCCTTTGAGATCAAAACTGAAAAATTCACCTTTAAAAATAGATTGTCAACTTTTAAATAGCCAAATATTTAGTTGGTTAGAGATAATTAATGATAGAGTACACGGTACACTAAAACAAAAACCAAAAGATCTATTTGAAATAGAGAAAAAGGCTCTACTGCCACTTATATTGGCAGTAGAACCAACAAACTCGTTAACAACTTCAAAAAGTAATTATACATCTAAACATAGGATTGAATCAATAGATAAAGAGTTTATTATCTATCAATCATCTCTTATAGAGTATGAAAAATTACTAAAGGAGGCTAGTTATGTCTAA
- a CDS encoding AMP-binding protein, whose product MNSRLIEKIKSNNAKSEGLCKLYEEMEANEASIWQIIESKNVTNWVEIFQERAKEYADRIVVKEVETKKCYTYGELDRASDQICNFILSKSKSDSIGINFPNSFLFLAALIGINKAGRLAVLFNHREPSARLVELAKRSGVDEVFGNSIDGCVKWDIEEAITLAYRLEKKFDVHSTTLEDAAFVIFTSGTSGPSKPALFSHRRMIGAGVAWSLRTAMDENDSCYISLPLFHGNGLAVAFSSVVFAGANAVLRQKFSVSSFWEDVNSYKCTHMVYIGELWRYLLNRYKDGENPNSSLKVIFGNGLTKNLWEDVIEHFGIEHVVEHFGATEMPAGALTNWFDIPGFCGYIPPQDERNKMMVLVDEDFNVVPDEVPGEALFKVESGHYRGYLDPSLDEAKLVRSLFKEGDLWWRSGDLLKRNSDGFYIFVDRLGDTYRYKGENVACSDVEEAIRQIGEFEEVVVYGIELPGINGKIGVASLVPAKKWSPNILPSFLTEMRKRVADHALPYFLKIVNEKHQTTSTLKIQKSRLSKEGLKGFKEGCCYVLIDGVYTPIYDEIYNKLNNGTLVPSLKRVK is encoded by the coding sequence ATGAATAGTAGATTAATAGAAAAAATAAAAAGTAACAATGCAAAGAGTGAAGGGCTATGCAAGCTCTATGAAGAGATGGAAGCCAATGAAGCGTCGATTTGGCAAATAATTGAATCAAAAAATGTAACTAACTGGGTAGAGATTTTTCAAGAACGTGCTAAAGAGTATGCAGATAGGATAGTAGTTAAAGAGGTAGAAACCAAAAAGTGTTATACATATGGTGAGTTAGACAGGGCATCAGATCAGATTTGTAATTTTATTCTTTCAAAGAGTAAATCAGATAGCATAGGGATTAACTTTCCAAATAGTTTTCTATTTCTTGCAGCTTTAATAGGCATCAACAAAGCAGGGCGGTTAGCTGTACTTTTTAACCATAGAGAGCCGTCAGCACGTCTTGTAGAACTTGCCAAACGAAGTGGAGTAGATGAGGTTTTTGGAAACAGTATTGATGGTTGTGTAAAGTGGGATATTGAAGAGGCTATAACTTTAGCATACAGATTAGAAAAGAAGTTTGATGTTCATTCTACAACATTGGAAGATGCTGCATTTGTAATCTTTACAAGCGGTACCAGTGGACCAAGCAAACCGGCACTTTTTAGCCATAGGCGAATGATTGGAGCAGGAGTTGCTTGGTCACTGCGCACTGCCATGGATGAAAATGATAGCTGTTACATCTCTTTGCCACTGTTTCACGGTAATGGGTTGGCTGTTGCTTTTTCAAGTGTTGTTTTTGCCGGAGCCAATGCTGTATTGCGGCAGAAGTTTTCAGTATCATCTTTTTGGGAAGATGTTAATAGCTATAAATGTACGCATATGGTCTATATAGGTGAGTTGTGGCGATATTTACTTAATCGATATAAAGATGGAGAAAATCCAAATAGCTCTCTTAAAGTTATATTCGGCAATGGTTTAACAAAAAATCTTTGGGAAGATGTTATAGAGCATTTTGGCATTGAACATGTAGTTGAACATTTTGGTGCAACAGAGATGCCAGCAGGTGCTTTGACTAATTGGTTTGATATTCCTGGCTTCTGCGGTTACATTCCTCCACAAGATGAGCGTAACAAAATGATGGTACTTGTTGATGAGGATTTCAATGTAGTTCCTGATGAGGTGCCTGGTGAAGCACTCTTTAAGGTTGAAAGCGGTCATTACCGAGGTTATCTTGATCCATCTTTAGATGAGGCAAAACTGGTTCGCAGCCTTTTTAAAGAAGGTGATTTGTGGTGGCGTTCTGGTGATCTTTTAAAACGTAATTCTGATGGATTTTACATATTTGTTGATCGTTTGGGAGATACATACCGTTACAAAGGTGAGAATGTTGCCTGCAGTGATGTAGAAGAGGCTATTCGCCAAATTGGTGAGTTTGAAGAGGTGGTTGTTTATGGGATCGAACTACCTGGGATTAATGGCAAGATTGGGGTGGCATCACTAGTTCCTGCTAAAAAGTGGTCGCCCAATATACTTCCTTCTTTTTTAACTGAGATGAGAAAGAGAGTTGCTGACCATGCACTGCCTTACTTTCTTAAAATCGTTAATGAAAAGCATCAAACCACTTCAACTCTGAAGATTCAAAAGAGCAGACTCTCAAAAGAGGGGCTTAAAGGATTTAAAGAGGGTTGTTGCTATGTGTTGATCGATGGAGTATATACTCCAATATATGATGAAATTTATAATAAGTTAAATAACGGTACATTGGTGCCAAGTCTTAAGAGGGTAAAATGA
- a CDS encoding D-arabinono-1,4-lactone oxidase, translating into MKKFVNWARTTICKPKDIVYPETEEEIIELVKLCNASKTPIKVVGAGHSYNDIFCPGENGVLVSLKKFNALEKVDKERHQVTFQAGMRMPRLIKLLKEEGLSISNLGTNVFDNVAGSCATGYHGSGINYRIFSNFVTKFEIITPTGEKKVITKDDPEYDIYAVSLGMLGIVIRITLQCEPYFKLKVVEKKMSFEAIEAEFETLLKENDHFKFIWIPHTRDFMVWTANRTEEPANGWWKMFKTYFVSGVIINNFLHELLLFFASFNRRLIPKVNQLMSRLLLPEKNVSVYPSHWAFFLPHVLKQDVVEYAFNIKDTFKVFREIIEMIEEKKIYVDAPIEVRFVKGDTFWMSPTQGEDTCWIGTKIHFPLGREPEYFRYFSEVDRILLKYRGRPHWGKQFRITTEEFKHNYPKWDEFWSFVEKNDPNGIFTNRFIKRLKGEA; encoded by the coding sequence GTGAAAAAGTTTGTAAACTGGGCGCGTACAACGATTTGCAAACCCAAAGATATTGTTTACCCTGAAACAGAAGAGGAAATTATAGAACTGGTCAAGCTCTGCAATGCAAGCAAAACACCAATCAAAGTAGTTGGTGCCGGTCACTCATATAACGATATTTTCTGCCCCGGTGAAAATGGTGTACTTGTCTCTTTAAAAAAGTTCAATGCACTTGAAAAAGTCGATAAAGAGAGACATCAAGTCACCTTCCAAGCTGGAATGCGAATGCCAAGACTCATTAAACTGCTTAAAGAAGAGGGACTTTCAATCTCTAACCTTGGTACCAATGTGTTTGATAATGTAGCAGGTAGTTGTGCTACAGGCTACCATGGAAGTGGTATTAACTATCGTATATTTAGCAACTTTGTCACCAAATTTGAGATCATCACACCAACAGGTGAAAAAAAGGTGATTACTAAAGATGACCCTGAGTATGACATCTATGCAGTCAGTCTTGGAATGTTGGGAATTGTCATTCGAATTACACTTCAGTGTGAGCCATATTTCAAACTAAAAGTAGTAGAAAAAAAGATGTCATTTGAAGCTATTGAGGCAGAGTTTGAGACCCTTTTGAAAGAAAATGACCACTTTAAATTCATCTGGATTCCGCATACTCGTGACTTTATGGTTTGGACAGCAAATAGAACTGAGGAACCAGCCAATGGGTGGTGGAAGATGTTTAAAACATACTTTGTGTCCGGAGTAATCATTAACAACTTCCTCCATGAACTGCTTCTCTTTTTTGCCTCATTCAACCGCCGTTTAATTCCAAAAGTCAACCAATTAATGAGCCGTCTGCTACTGCCTGAAAAAAATGTTAGTGTATATCCATCACACTGGGCATTTTTCTTGCCACATGTGCTTAAGCAAGATGTTGTTGAATACGCCTTTAACATCAAAGATACCTTTAAAGTTTTTAGAGAAATTATTGAGATGATTGAAGAGAAGAAGATATATGTCGATGCCCCGATTGAGGTGCGCTTTGTAAAAGGTGATACCTTTTGGATGAGTCCAACCCAAGGTGAAGACACTTGCTGGATTGGTACAAAGATCCACTTCCCACTTGGTCGTGAACCAGAATATTTCCGTTATTTCAGTGAAGTTGACCGTATATTGCTCAAATATCGCGGTCGTCCGCACTGGGGCAAACAGTTCCGTATCACAACAGAAGAGTTTAAACATAACTACCCAAAATGGGATGAATTTTGGTCATTTGTCGAAAAAAACGATCCAAATGGAATTTTTACCAACCGATTTATAAAACGTCTGAAAGGCGAAGCTTAA